A genome region from Chengkuizengella sp. SCS-71B includes the following:
- a CDS encoding sirohydrochlorin chelatase codes for MEAVLFVGHGSRDKEGNDEVRAFIKNMLPRIQTPIVETCFLEFEKPNINQGISQCIEKGATKVVVIPIILLGAGHSKIHIPAAIDEAKEHYPKVQFVYGRPIGVHDLVIDILHERFQEVVELNKKEISEETAVLIVGRGSSEPDANSDVYKISRLFWEKMKVKWVETAFIGVTFPTMDEGIERCIKLGAKNVIILPYFLFTGILIKRMEDMVKTYQHQYENLQFQLGEYFGFHSNLKEVLIERVNEALQDEVKMNCDNCSYRLDAMKHIDHHHHHDHDHEHHHHHA; via the coding sequence ATGGAAGCTGTATTATTTGTTGGTCATGGAAGTAGAGATAAAGAAGGCAATGACGAGGTCAGAGCTTTTATAAAAAATATGCTGCCACGTATTCAAACTCCGATAGTTGAAACTTGCTTTTTAGAATTTGAAAAACCAAATATCAATCAAGGAATAAGCCAGTGTATAGAAAAAGGAGCTACAAAAGTTGTTGTAATTCCAATTATCTTATTGGGTGCAGGGCACTCGAAAATTCACATTCCAGCAGCGATTGATGAAGCGAAAGAACATTATCCAAAAGTTCAATTCGTATATGGTAGACCCATCGGTGTGCATGATCTTGTCATTGATATATTACATGAACGTTTTCAAGAGGTTGTTGAATTGAATAAAAAAGAAATTTCAGAAGAAACAGCGGTTTTAATTGTAGGTAGAGGAAGCAGTGAACCAGATGCAAACAGTGATGTTTATAAAATCTCTCGTTTGTTTTGGGAAAAAATGAAAGTGAAATGGGTTGAAACAGCATTTATTGGAGTTACGTTCCCAACCATGGATGAGGGTATTGAGCGTTGTATAAAACTAGGTGCGAAAAATGTGATTATTCTTCCATATTTCTTGTTTACAGGTATTTTAATTAAAAGAATGGAAGATATGGTCAAAACTTATCAACATCAATATGAAAATCTTCAGTTTCAACTAGGTGAATATTTTGGATTTCATTCGAATTTAAAAGAAGTTCTCATAGAGAGAGTCAACGAAGCGTTACAGGATGAAGTAAAGATGAATTGTGATAACTGCTCTTACCGTTTAGATGCAATGAAACATATTGATCATCACCATCATCATGATCATGATCACGAACATCACCACCACCATGCTTAA
- the cobK gene encoding precorrin-6A reductase, with product MILVLAGTSDARALALQIKEMNIPLLTTVVTENAALSMREVDLPVSVGRLPVEAMIELVKEKKIQMIVDASHPYAEEASKNAINCAEQSKITYVRFEREGLEFKQHSLLHKVETYEHAAELASQKQGVIMLTTGSKTLKTFTDKLIDLPNITLVARMLPRKDNMEKCEELGIQQKNIIAMQGPFSTQLNKALYDFYKVNVMITKESGKVGAVDEKVETALEMGIETIMISRPKIQYGTKFSDFANILNYIKEELKNGF from the coding sequence ATGATCTTAGTTCTAGCAGGGACAAGTGATGCAAGAGCATTAGCTTTGCAAATCAAAGAGATGAATATCCCCTTATTAACAACTGTTGTTACAGAAAATGCCGCTTTATCAATGCGAGAAGTGGATCTACCTGTTTCGGTTGGAAGGTTACCAGTTGAAGCGATGATAGAATTAGTTAAAGAAAAAAAGATACAAATGATTGTAGATGCAAGTCATCCTTATGCGGAAGAGGCTTCAAAAAACGCAATAAACTGTGCAGAACAAAGTAAAATTACTTATGTTCGTTTTGAAAGAGAAGGTTTAGAATTTAAACAACATTCATTATTACATAAAGTTGAAACATATGAACATGCAGCAGAATTAGCATCTCAGAAGCAAGGAGTCATCATGCTGACTACAGGAAGTAAAACGTTAAAAACCTTTACAGATAAACTAATTGACCTGCCAAATATCACACTAGTAGCTCGGATGTTACCTCGTAAAGACAATATGGAAAAGTGCGAAGAGTTAGGTATACAACAAAAAAATATCATCGCTATGCAAGGTCCATTTTCTACACAATTAAACAAAGCACTTTATGATTTTTACAAGGTCAATGTCATGATTACGAAAGAAAGTGGAAAGGTTGGAGCGGTTGACGAAAAGGTAGAAACAGCATTAGAAATGGGGATTGAAACGATTATGATCTCAAGGCCGAAAATTCAGTACGGAACTAAATTTTCTGATTTTGCAAACATATTGAACTATATAAAGGAGGAATTAAAGAATGGATTTTAA
- a CDS encoding precorrin-8X methylmutase, giving the protein MDFKTEFKPLTVQPQEIEGKSFEMITEELGEHSFTEEQYPVVQRVIHASADFELGRSVLFHPDAVQSGIKAIQSGRIVVADVQMVQVGISKPRLEKFGSEVKVYISDEDVMEEAKRLNTTRAIISMRKAIKEAEGGIFAIGNAPTALLELIRLVKNGEAKPGLVIGMPVGFVSAAESKEELAKLDIPFITNIGRKGGSAVTVAALNAISLMAIRQV; this is encoded by the coding sequence ATGGATTTTAAAACGGAATTTAAACCATTAACAGTACAACCACAAGAAATAGAAGGAAAAAGCTTTGAAATGATTACAGAAGAATTAGGAGAGCACTCTTTTACAGAAGAACAATATCCAGTTGTGCAGCGTGTTATTCATGCTTCTGCCGATTTTGAATTAGGTAGAAGTGTGTTGTTTCATCCAGATGCGGTGCAATCAGGAATAAAAGCCATTCAAAGTGGGAGAATCGTAGTTGCAGATGTTCAAATGGTTCAGGTTGGCATTAGCAAACCAAGGCTTGAAAAGTTCGGATCTGAAGTTAAAGTATACATATCAGATGAAGATGTGATGGAGGAAGCGAAGCGATTAAATACAACAAGAGCCATTATATCGATGCGCAAAGCGATTAAGGAAGCAGAAGGTGGAATTTTTGCGATCGGAAATGCGCCTACAGCCTTACTAGAATTAATTCGTTTAGTGAAAAATGGGGAAGCGAAACCAGGTCTTGTGATCGGGATGCCGGTTGGATTTGTTTCTGCTGCTGAATCGAAAGAAGAATTGGCCAAATTAGACATTCCTTTCATTACAAATATCGGAAGAAAAGGTGGAAGTGCTGTGACGGTAGCTGCTTTAAATGCAATATCATTGATGGCTATTCGTCAGGTGTAA
- a CDS encoding cobalt-precorrin-5B (C(1))-methyltransferase — translation MKKKETKKDPKDMRHGYTTGACATAATKAALTALIFQETQKEATITLPIGKQVSFDISTCEFNEDTATAGTIKDGGDDPDATHGAMILSTVSWNKDSGIELDGGIGVGRVTKPGLPVEVGKAAINPVPYKMIMEVTQTILHQFEIHKGVRVEISVPEGEEIAKKTLNARLGILGGISILGTRGTVVPFSTSAFKASIAHAINVAVTAGCDHLILATGGRSEKFGMELYPDLPEEAFIEMGDFIGFTLKTCKNKKVKKVTLVGMMGKFSKVANGVMMVHSKSAAIDFNFLAKVAAECDVDEITLENIKTANTASQVGDMMLEQDNKLFFDTLCEYCCLSSLKEVNGDMEVETVISTLKGILLGRKTIRSQSQ, via the coding sequence ATGAAGAAAAAAGAAACGAAGAAAGATCCAAAAGATATGCGTCATGGATATACAACAGGTGCTTGTGCAACAGCTGCGACAAAGGCAGCGTTAACCGCATTGATTTTTCAGGAAACACAAAAGGAAGCGACCATTACTTTACCTATTGGTAAACAAGTTTCCTTTGATATATCTACTTGTGAATTTAATGAGGATACAGCTACTGCTGGAACGATAAAGGATGGCGGGGACGATCCTGATGCAACGCATGGCGCTATGATACTTTCTACCGTTTCTTGGAATAAGGATTCAGGTATTGAATTGGATGGAGGGATCGGTGTTGGTAGAGTAACCAAACCAGGTTTACCAGTTGAGGTAGGTAAAGCAGCAATTAATCCTGTACCTTATAAAATGATCATGGAAGTGACCCAGACTATATTGCATCAATTTGAAATACATAAAGGTGTTCGTGTAGAAATATCGGTTCCTGAAGGTGAAGAAATCGCCAAAAAGACGTTAAATGCAAGATTAGGAATTCTAGGCGGAATTTCAATTTTGGGGACAAGAGGTACAGTTGTACCGTTTTCAACCTCTGCTTTTAAAGCGAGTATTGCACATGCTATCAATGTTGCAGTGACCGCAGGGTGTGACCACCTTATTTTAGCAACAGGTGGGAGAAGTGAGAAATTTGGAATGGAGTTATACCCTGATTTACCTGAGGAAGCCTTTATTGAAATGGGAGATTTCATCGGATTCACCTTAAAAACCTGTAAAAATAAAAAGGTAAAAAAAGTAACGCTGGTCGGTATGATGGGTAAATTCTCAAAAGTAGCAAACGGTGTGATGATGGTTCATTCCAAAAGTGCTGCAATTGATTTTAACTTTCTTGCCAAAGTAGCTGCTGAATGTGATGTGGATGAAATTACTTTAGAAAATATAAAAACAGCAAATACAGCCTCACAAGTAGGTGACATGATGCTTGAGCAAGACAACAAACTATTCTTTGATACATTGTGTGAGTATTGTTGTTTATCCAGTTTAAAAGAAGTAAATGGCGACATGGAGGTTGAAACGGTCATTAGTACTTTAAAAGGCATTTTACTAGGAAGGAAAACCATACGTTCTCAATCTCAATAA
- the cbiE gene encoding precorrin-6y C5,15-methyltransferase (decarboxylating) subunit CbiE, with protein MSIIKIIGIGDDGKESLLPIYQKWIYESELLVGGERQLSFFEDYTKEKLVIKSGLSNLVETLKSINKKVVVLASGDPLFYGIGGYLSKKMEVEIYPNLSSVQLAYAKVGDSWHNADCISIHGRSMKGLAQRINGKDNVILLTDDINNPQAIAKYLLNFGMTEYRAFVAENLGSKEEKTGWYELEEMKDSTYSNLNVVILFRQKRAPFWTMGIPDHEFSQRKPDKGLITKKEVRVLSLMNMALKPTSIVWDIGTCTGSVGIEAGRIAKGGEVYAIEKNEKDLENCLENMKKFRVDMTVKHNKAPEGLEDFPNPDAVFIGGSGGELKKLLNICCNRLKQDGRIVLNAATIETLYEASQAFKEEGFKADITMAQISRSKPILHMNRFDALNPIYIITAYREEEDIEIE; from the coding sequence ATGAGTATAATCAAAATTATTGGTATAGGTGATGACGGAAAAGAAAGTTTGTTGCCTATATATCAGAAATGGATTTATGAAAGTGAGTTGCTGGTAGGTGGAGAAAGGCAATTATCTTTTTTTGAAGATTATACAAAAGAGAAGTTAGTCATTAAAAGTGGATTAAGCAATTTAGTAGAAACTCTTAAATCAATCAATAAAAAAGTCGTTGTACTTGCTTCCGGTGACCCTTTGTTTTATGGGATTGGTGGTTATCTATCTAAAAAAATGGAGGTTGAAATTTATCCCAACTTGAGCTCTGTTCAGCTTGCTTATGCAAAAGTAGGGGATAGCTGGCATAATGCTGATTGTATAAGCATTCATGGTAGAAGTATGAAAGGACTTGCTCAACGTATCAATGGAAAAGATAATGTGATTTTGTTAACAGATGATATAAACAATCCTCAAGCGATTGCTAAATATTTATTGAACTTTGGAATGACAGAATACCGAGCTTTTGTAGCAGAAAATTTAGGGAGTAAAGAAGAAAAAACAGGATGGTATGAGTTAGAGGAAATGAAAGATTCCACATATTCAAATTTAAACGTCGTTATTTTATTTCGACAAAAGAGAGCACCTTTTTGGACAATGGGGATTCCTGATCATGAATTCTCACAAAGAAAGCCAGATAAAGGATTAATTACGAAAAAGGAAGTACGGGTTTTAAGTTTAATGAATATGGCATTAAAACCAACAAGTATTGTTTGGGACATTGGGACATGTACTGGTTCAGTTGGCATTGAAGCGGGACGAATAGCAAAAGGTGGCGAAGTATATGCCATTGAAAAAAATGAAAAGGATTTAGAAAATTGTTTGGAAAATATGAAAAAATTCAGAGTAGATATGACTGTCAAACATAACAAAGCTCCAGAAGGGTTAGAGGATTTTCCTAATCCAGATGCGGTATTTATTGGAGGCAGTGGCGGTGAGTTAAAGAAACTATTAAATATATGCTGCAACCGTTTAAAACAAGACGGAAGAATCGTTTTAAATGCCGCTACAATCGAAACATTGTATGAAGCTAGTCAAGCTTTTAAAGAAGAAGGGTTTAAGGCTGATATTACGATGGCTCAGATTTCAAGAAGTAAACCTATCTTACATATGAATCGGTTTGATGCACTGAATCCTATATATATCATCACGGCGTATAGAGAAGAGGAGGATATAGAAATTGAGTAA
- the cobI gene encoding precorrin-2 C(20)-methyltransferase, with product MSNLGTLYGIGMGPGDPELITVKAFRILKESPVIAYPKKRSGSKSYALAITEQYINPLEKEMLGLIFPMTKDKSTLEKQWNKTVETVSEQLNQGKDVAFVTEGDPMLYSTFIHMQRLVEKLHRDIQIKVVPGISSVNGTAARMGLPLADGDEQVAIVPATNDVENMRKALIEHDCVVFIKVAKVLDMMIGILRELELIDKAAVVTKVTSEEERVWTNVEELEGAELEYLTLMVVRK from the coding sequence TTGAGTAATTTAGGCACATTATATGGTATTGGTATGGGTCCTGGAGATCCTGAGTTGATTACAGTAAAAGCATTTCGCATACTGAAGGAATCTCCTGTTATTGCTTACCCAAAAAAGAGATCAGGAAGTAAAAGCTACGCTTTAGCGATTACTGAGCAATATATTAATCCACTGGAAAAAGAAATGTTAGGGCTAATTTTTCCTATGACTAAGGACAAATCAACATTAGAAAAGCAATGGAACAAAACAGTAGAAACGGTAAGTGAACAATTAAATCAAGGGAAAGACGTAGCTTTTGTAACTGAAGGCGATCCTATGCTTTATAGTACGTTTATCCATATGCAACGTTTGGTTGAGAAGCTTCACCGTGATATTCAAATCAAGGTTGTACCTGGTATTTCTTCTGTGAATGGAACTGCGGCTAGAATGGGATTGCCACTAGCAGATGGAGACGAGCAAGTAGCGATAGTACCGGCTACAAATGATGTTGAGAACATGCGAAAAGCATTAATTGAACATGATTGTGTTGTATTTATTAAAGTAGCAAAAGTTTTAGATATGATGATCGGTATTTTAAGAGAATTGGAATTAATAGATAAAGCGGCAGTTGTAACAAAAGTGACTTCTGAAGAAGAAAGAGTATGGACAAATGTTGAGGAACTTGAAGGAGCAGAATTGGAATATTTAACGTTAATGGTGGTGAGAAAATAG
- the cobM gene encoding precorrin-4 C(11)-methyltransferase: MKIYIVGAGPGDPDLITVKGLKLLQQADVVLYTDSLVSEELTSKANSEAEVIKSSGMALDEMVDLMVDKVKQGKMLVRLHTGDPAMFGATMEQMALLKKEGIECEIIPGVSSVFASAAAVGAELTIPELTQTLILTRAEGRTPVPELEQLKNLASHHSTIALFLSATLTKKVTKEFIEAGWSEQTPVAVVQRATWPDQKIVRTTIENLDKDMREHGIRAHAMILAGWALDPNIHEKEYRSKLYDKEFTHGYRKGVK, translated from the coding sequence GTGAAAATATATATTGTTGGAGCGGGTCCTGGAGACCCAGATTTGATTACCGTGAAAGGGTTGAAGTTATTACAGCAAGCAGATGTTGTGTTATATACAGATTCCTTAGTAAGTGAAGAATTAACTTCAAAAGCAAACTCTGAAGCAGAAGTGATCAAAAGCTCTGGGATGGCTTTAGATGAAATGGTAGATTTGATGGTGGATAAGGTAAAACAGGGAAAAATGCTCGTACGTTTACACACAGGTGATCCAGCTATGTTTGGAGCAACAATGGAACAAATGGCATTGCTCAAAAAAGAAGGCATTGAGTGCGAAATTATTCCAGGTGTAAGTTCTGTGTTTGCATCCGCAGCTGCCGTGGGTGCTGAGCTAACGATCCCTGAATTAACCCAGACGTTGATATTAACAAGAGCAGAGGGTAGAACGCCTGTACCTGAACTAGAACAACTAAAGAATCTCGCTTCACACCATAGTACAATTGCTTTATTCCTGAGTGCGACTTTAACCAAAAAGGTAACAAAGGAATTTATTGAAGCAGGATGGAGTGAACAAACTCCTGTTGCTGTCGTTCAACGAGCAACTTGGCCTGATCAAAAGATTGTAAGAACAACAATTGAAAATTTAGATAAGGATATGCGGGAACATGGGATTCGTGCACATGCTATGATTTTAGCTGGATGGGCGTTGGATCCAAATATTCATGAAAAAGAATATCGTTCGAAGTTATATGATAAAGAATTTACACATGGATATAGAAAAGGTGTGAAGTAA
- a CDS encoding cobalt-precorrin 5A hydrolase, whose translation MSFISLKEEEFPVIEQSADYAIVAITKHGVALARSLHKNFSNSDLYYMNKFEVGDESSKGIQMFQGSVRMLFPALFPVYKGIIIIISLGAVVRMIAPLLKDKKTDPGIVVIDDKGEHVISVLSGHLGGANELTKEVAALIDAKPIITTASDVQGTIPVDLFGQRFGWQWESADKLTPVSASVVNEEKIAVVQESGERNWWMYDTPLPNNIHLFSTIKEALAQQPQAALVVTHRLLNDEEEVILDNGVMYRPKVIVLGMGCNRGTSSDEIEQVIKETLEELNFSIKSVKAICTIDLKKDEIGLLEVVDKYNWDFQIYTPSELNEIEIDQPSDTVYKYTGAFGVSEPAAIRYSGVDKLTLIKKKSGNVTISVAVMKFDDRF comes from the coding sequence ATGTCTTTTATCTCATTAAAAGAAGAAGAATTTCCTGTTATTGAGCAGAGTGCCGATTACGCTATCGTCGCCATCACTAAACATGGAGTAGCTCTCGCTAGATCTTTACATAAAAATTTTTCTAATTCAGATTTATACTATATGAATAAGTTTGAAGTTGGAGATGAATCCAGTAAAGGGATTCAAATGTTCCAAGGTTCCGTTAGAATGTTATTTCCAGCTCTTTTCCCTGTGTATAAAGGTATCATTATTATTATTTCCCTCGGGGCTGTTGTACGAATGATCGCCCCACTATTAAAGGATAAAAAAACAGATCCGGGCATTGTTGTCATTGATGACAAAGGTGAGCATGTCATTAGTGTACTTTCAGGACATTTAGGTGGAGCAAATGAACTAACTAAGGAAGTTGCTGCATTAATTGATGCAAAGCCTATAATTACAACTGCCTCCGATGTGCAAGGTACAATTCCTGTTGATTTATTTGGCCAACGTTTTGGATGGCAATGGGAATCAGCAGATAAATTAACGCCAGTAAGTGCTTCAGTAGTTAATGAAGAAAAGATAGCGGTTGTACAAGAATCGGGTGAACGAAACTGGTGGATGTATGATACGCCACTCCCAAATAACATTCATCTTTTTTCTACTATAAAAGAAGCATTAGCGCAGCAACCTCAAGCAGCCTTGGTTGTCACTCATCGATTACTCAATGATGAGGAAGAGGTTATATTGGATAATGGTGTGATGTATCGACCTAAAGTGATCGTATTGGGAATGGGTTGTAATCGAGGTACATCCTCTGATGAAATTGAACAAGTAATCAAAGAAACTTTAGAAGAACTAAACTTTTCTATAAAAAGTGTTAAAGCCATATGTACGATTGATTTGAAAAAAGATGAAATAGGTTTATTGGAAGTGGTTGATAAATACAATTGGGATTTTCAAATTTATACTCCTTCAGAGTTAAATGAGATTGAAATAGATCAGCCATCAGATACCGTTTATAAGTACACGGGGGCTTTTGGGGTAAGTGAACCTGCAGCAATACGGTATAGTGGCGTTGACAAATTAACTCTAATAAAGAAGAAGTCTGGTAACGTAACGATTTCCGTAGCAGTGATGAAATTTGATGATAGATTTTGA
- a CDS encoding VOC family protein: MLHHVEIYVSNLKETISFWDWFLKELGYEVFQKWDAGISLKYQETYIVFVQTEQRFLDVPYHRCRTGLNHLAFHAKSKEHVDEITLKLKEKGIQILYTDKHPYAGGEDYYAVFFEDPDRIKVELVAP, encoded by the coding sequence ATGCTTCACCATGTAGAAATCTATGTTTCTAATTTAAAGGAAACTATATCTTTTTGGGATTGGTTTCTGAAAGAATTAGGGTATGAAGTTTTTCAAAAATGGGATGCTGGCATAAGTTTAAAATATCAAGAGACGTATATTGTTTTTGTTCAAACTGAACAGAGGTTCTTAGATGTTCCATACCATCGCTGTCGAACTGGTTTAAATCACCTCGCTTTTCATGCAAAATCAAAGGAACATGTGGATGAAATCACTTTGAAATTGAAGGAAAAAGGAATTCAGATCCTATATACAGACAAACATCCTTATGCAGGTGGAGAAGACTATTATGCGGTTTTTTTTGAAGATCCTGATCGCATCAAGGTAGAATTGGTTGCACCATAA
- a CDS encoding cobyrinate a,c-diamide synthase has product MNKQRRIVIAGTGSGVGKTTTTIGLMAALKRRGLTVQGFKCGPDYIDPTYHTAVTGRVSRNLDSWMTSANTVKEIYERGSKGADISIIEGVMGFYDGKNPKTNTGSTAEISLLTESPVILVVNCQSMARSAAAIVKGFQILEEKVNIVGVIANKVGSEGHYKLVKIAIEQECGIPVIGYLKREKHIHIPERHLGLIPSIERGELDSFFESLADLIENTIDLNQLLQLSEAPVLEVIPELFKEKGKRPLEKNISIAVAKDAAFHFYYPENLELLEAYGADIVYFSPLAGETVPEGVKGLYIGGGFPEEFAEQLSENLDVKESIKHTIEAGIPTLAECGGFMYLTDGIETTDGCELPMVGLIPGKVKMQKKLAALGYREIKGNTDNFLLKDQIEAKGHEFHYSTFEANKTFEYAYETKGMRGSKQEGYLNHNLVAGYTHFHFASNPTLVKHWIEKCLVDLRKNK; this is encoded by the coding sequence ATGAACAAACAACGACGTATTGTGATCGCAGGAACAGGGAGTGGTGTCGGTAAAACAACCACTACCATTGGTTTGATGGCTGCTCTCAAACGTAGAGGATTAACTGTACAAGGTTTTAAATGTGGTCCTGATTATATTGATCCAACGTATCATACAGCAGTAACAGGCAGAGTCTCTCGTAATTTAGATAGCTGGATGACTTCTGCAAATACAGTTAAAGAAATTTATGAGCGTGGCAGCAAAGGTGCGGATATCTCTATTATTGAAGGTGTAATGGGTTTTTATGATGGCAAAAATCCTAAAACAAATACGGGAAGTACGGCAGAAATAAGTTTATTAACAGAAAGTCCTGTCATTTTGGTAGTGAATTGTCAAAGCATGGCACGCAGTGCTGCAGCTATTGTAAAAGGTTTTCAGATTTTGGAAGAAAAGGTGAACATCGTAGGTGTCATTGCCAATAAAGTAGGAAGCGAAGGTCACTATAAGCTTGTGAAAATTGCAATAGAGCAAGAATGCGGTATACCTGTCATCGGATATTTGAAAAGGGAAAAGCACATTCATATACCAGAGAGACATTTAGGGCTGATTCCTTCAATTGAAAGAGGAGAATTGGATTCATTTTTTGAATCATTAGCAGATTTAATAGAAAATACGATAGATTTGAATCAATTGTTACAGTTATCCGAAGCCCCGGTCTTAGAAGTTATTCCAGAATTATTTAAAGAAAAAGGGAAGAGACCATTAGAAAAAAACATTTCAATCGCAGTAGCTAAGGATGCGGCATTTCATTTCTACTATCCTGAAAATTTAGAGTTGCTGGAAGCTTACGGAGCTGATATAGTATATTTCTCACCTTTAGCTGGAGAAACAGTTCCAGAAGGAGTAAAGGGTTTATATATCGGTGGGGGTTTTCCAGAGGAATTTGCAGAACAACTTTCTGAAAATTTAGATGTGAAAGAATCGATCAAACATACCATTGAAGCTGGTATACCAACTTTGGCTGAATGCGGTGGATTTATGTACTTAACGGATGGGATTGAAACGACAGATGGATGTGAGCTTCCTATGGTTGGTCTTATCCCGGGCAAAGTTAAAATGCAAAAGAAACTAGCAGCTTTAGGTTATAGAGAAATCAAAGGAAATACAGACAACTTTTTATTAAAGGATCAGATTGAAGCCAAAGGGCATGAATTCCACTATTCTACTTTTGAAGCAAACAAAACATTTGAGTATGCCTATGAAACCAAAGGGATGAGGGGATCAAAACAAGAGGGCTACTTAAACCACAATCTTGTAGCTGGTTATACTCATTTTCATTTTGCTTCGAATCCTACGTTAGTGAAGCACTGGATAGAAAAGTGTTTGGTAGATTTAAGAAAAAATAAGTAA
- the nrdI gene encoding class Ib ribonucleoside-diphosphate reductase assembly flavoprotein NrdI encodes MKIVYASKTGNVKRFIEKLNVDSIHLHTKLKMHEEFILITYTTGFGQVPEEVEQFLQFNHHHMVGVVASGNRNWGNNFGRSADIISAQYGVPVLHKFELSGTTKDLKVFKERVLLVEAY; translated from the coding sequence ATGAAAATAGTTTATGCTTCGAAAACAGGTAATGTGAAACGTTTCATAGAGAAGTTAAATGTTGACTCCATTCATTTGCATACAAAGCTAAAGATGCATGAGGAATTTATTTTAATTACATATACAACTGGTTTTGGTCAAGTGCCTGAAGAGGTTGAACAGTTTTTACAATTTAATCATCATCACATGGTAGGAGTAGTAGCAAGTGGGAATAGAAACTGGGGAAACAACTTTGGTAGAAGTGCAGATATTATCTCTGCTCAATATGGTGTCCCTGTTTTACATAAGTTTGAATTATCAGGTACGACAAAGGATTTAAAGGTATTTAAGGAAAGGGTGTTACTCGTTGAAGCATATTGA